In a genomic window of Sphingomonas koreensis:
- a CDS encoding DoxX family protein, translated as MTGAARVHRTGWRIARAAAALLFGTAGVLKLVGIESMVGLFETIGWGQWFRYFTAGVELFGAAMLISRRTAVPGAVMLACVSLGATIVNLWVIGRTPLPALFLLALTVGIAGMPIRASHRYLLKKD; from the coding sequence ATGACCGGAGCCGCTCGAGTTCATCGGACCGGCTGGCGCATCGCGCGCGCTGCGGCGGCCTTGCTGTTCGGCACCGCCGGTGTGCTCAAGCTGGTCGGTATCGAAAGTATGGTCGGTCTCTTCGAGACAATCGGGTGGGGCCAGTGGTTCCGCTATTTCACTGCCGGCGTCGAACTGTTCGGCGCCGCGATGCTGATCAGCCGCCGCACAGCCGTTCCCGGAGCAGTAATGCTCGCTTGCGTGTCTTTGGGGGCGACCATCGTAAATCTTTGGGTCATCGGCAGGACCCCGCTTCCCGCTCTGTTTCTCCTTGCACTGACAGTTGGGATCGCGGGCATGCCGATACGGGCTTCACACCGCTACCTATTGAAGAAGGACTGA
- a CDS encoding CerR family C-terminal domain-containing protein, producing MADAETRFALLTVAIDRFGMCGVDSVSTREIAALAQTPMSSITYHFGSKERLYLAAAQHIADILGPQVHFAIRGDQESLLTTSDDARLELRRLVSTLLRVMLDERYASFSRFVAREQAGPTEAFEILFSNIMNPVLGRLQDLLMIVSDHGLSAQEARVRSVALLGQVLIFRMGHAAALRAAAWQRLDDGALGVIEHVALAHLDAITESLGKDRRPATDRPFGRQAAR from the coding sequence ATGGCTGACGCTGAGACCCGGTTCGCCCTGTTGACTGTCGCGATTGATCGATTCGGCATGTGCGGCGTCGACTCAGTCAGCACCCGGGAGATAGCGGCGCTAGCCCAGACGCCGATGTCATCGATCACCTATCACTTCGGAAGCAAGGAACGGCTGTATCTCGCCGCGGCCCAGCATATCGCAGACATTCTTGGACCGCAGGTGCACTTCGCCATCCGAGGTGATCAAGAGAGTCTGCTGACAACTTCCGACGACGCGCGCCTAGAGCTTCGTCGTCTCGTGTCCACCTTGCTGCGCGTGATGCTCGACGAGCGCTACGCTTCCTTCTCGCGGTTTGTCGCGCGCGAGCAAGCGGGGCCGACCGAAGCGTTCGAGATATTGTTCAGCAATATAATGAATCCAGTGCTCGGAAGGTTGCAAGACCTGCTCATGATCGTCTCGGATCATGGTCTCTCCGCCCAAGAAGCGAGGGTGCGGTCGGTCGCGCTGTTGGGACAAGTCCTGATTTTCCGAATGGGACACGCCGCTGCACTTAGAGCTGCCGCATGGCAGCGGCTCGACGACGGCGCGCTGGGGGTGATCGAACATGTCGCGCTCGCCCACCTCGACGCGATCACCGAGAGTTTAGGGAAAGATCGACGCCCCGCGACCGATAGGCCCTTTGGACGGCAGGCGGCACGATGA
- a CDS encoding CerR family C-terminal domain-containing protein produces MEAGLDLFGRGGLDAVSTRQLADAAGVNLNAIQYHFGGKEEVYLAVASHIVESTGAAIRAAAEAIAADADNLKPDEAAWRVGKILSSVVGVIFGTPDASTRGAFMLREQMQPGRAFDLIYEGYVEAVHRAISALCARARGLEADDPEAIIQAHAMFGQALAFGVARDTLARRLGRAQLGIEDLSVIGPILEGSARRALIGDGDGPTRAAPST; encoded by the coding sequence GTGGAAGCGGGTCTGGACCTGTTCGGACGTGGAGGGCTCGATGCCGTATCGACGCGTCAACTTGCCGACGCCGCCGGGGTCAATCTCAACGCCATTCAATATCATTTCGGCGGCAAGGAAGAAGTCTATCTGGCTGTCGCCAGTCATATCGTCGAGTCGACGGGTGCCGCCATCCGGGCGGCCGCCGAGGCAATCGCTGCAGACGCAGACAATCTGAAGCCCGACGAAGCGGCTTGGCGCGTCGGTAAGATATTGAGTTCGGTCGTCGGGGTGATCTTCGGCACACCGGACGCGTCAACACGCGGTGCATTCATGTTGCGCGAGCAAATGCAGCCGGGTCGCGCCTTCGATCTGATCTACGAAGGCTATGTCGAGGCCGTGCACCGGGCAATTTCTGCTCTCTGCGCCCGAGCACGAGGACTGGAGGCGGATGACCCGGAGGCCATCATCCAAGCCCATGCGATGTTCGGCCAAGCGCTCGCCTTTGGCGTGGCGCGTGACACCCTGGCGCGTCGGCTAGGGCGCGCGCAGCTGGGGATTGAAGATCTCTCCGTCATTGGTCCCATTCTCGAGGGCAGCGCGAGACGCGCCCTGATCGGCGACGGCGATGGTCCCACCAGAGCGGCCCCGTCAACCTAA